Within Nocardioides rotundus, the genomic segment CCTCTCCTCGGACTGGGATGCGCCCTGGCTCGTCGAGCAGCGGGAATCGGTGATCGCGCTGGCGCGATACTGCCTGCCACAGGTCTTCTTCTACGGCATGTTCGTCCTGGTGGGGCAGATCCTCAACGCCCGCGGCCGGTTCGGCCCGATGATGTGGGCGCCGATCGCGAACAACGTGATCTCGGTGCTGATCCTGGTCGCCTACCTGCTGGTGTGGGGGCCGACCCCGGCGTCGGAGCTCTCCAGTGCCTACCTGCCCAGCCAGGAGCTGCTGCTGGGCCTCGGCTCCACGGTGGGCATCGCCGCCCAGCTGCTGATCCTGCTGCCCTACCTCAAGGCAGCGGGCTTCACCTTCCGTCCACGCTTCGACTTCCGCGACGCCGGCCTGGGCCACACGCTGCGGCTGGGGATGTGGACGGTGCTCTTCGTGATCGTCAACCAGATCGCCTACACCGTCGTGGTGCGGCTGGCCGGCTCCGGCACGTCGGCGGCGGCCAACACCGACGACCCCGCGACGGGCTACACGATCTACTCCACCGCGTTCCTCATCGTGATGGTGCCGCACTCGGTGGTGACGGTGTCCCTGGCCACCGCCGTACTCCCCCGCCTCTCCGAGCTGGCCGCCGAGCACCGGTTCGGTGCGATCGCCCGCGAGCTGGGCTCGGTGATGCGTACGGCGCTCGCCGTGATGCTGCCCTTCGTCGCGCTGCTGCCGGTGGTGGCGATGGACCTCTCCCAGGTGCTCTTCGGTCACGGGGCCAACAGCCGGCTCTGGCCGCTCTATGCCCCGACCATCTCGCTGTTCGGCATCGGCATCGGCTTCTTCACCCTGCACTACCTGGTGCTGCGCGGCTTCTACGCCCTGGAGGAGACCCGCACGGTGTTCTTCATCCAGTGCGCGGTCGCGGCGACGAACATCGTCGCGGCGATCCTCCTGGTGCGCAGCGGGACCCTGGTGCAGACCTCTCCGCGGCTGGTGGTCGCCTACATCCTCGCCTACGCCGTCGGGTCGGCGCTGTCGCTGCTGGTGCTGCGGCACCGGCTCGGCGGCATCGACGGGCACCGGCTGGTGCGGTTCGTGGTGCGGGCTGCCCTGGCCTGCGTGCCGGGCACGCTCGCCGCGTGGCTGGTGACCCTCGTCATGGACCGGCTCTGGCCGGACCCCGCATGGCCGCTCTCGCTGGTCTCGGGCGCGTTGGCCGGGCTGCTGGCCGCGGCGGGCTACCTCTGGGCGGCCCGGATGTTCCGGATCCGCGAGGTGACCGACGTGGTCGACCTGGTGCTGCGGCGCGTCCGACCCGCGCGCACCGGGTGAGCGGGACCTACCATGTCCTGAGGACCCGCCGCGAAGGAGTGTTCGTGCCCAGCTCGATCCGGCCCGGCGACGAGCTCGCCGGCCGCTACCGCCTCGAGGACCTCCTCGACGAGCGGGACGGCGGGCGGTTCTTCCGCGCCTGGGACCGGATCCTGGCCCGACACGTGACCGTGCACGTCATCAGCGCCGACGACCCGCGCGCACCGGCGCTGCACGAGGCGGCGCGGCTCTCGGTCGGGGTGCAGGACCCGCACGTGCTGCGGGTGCTCGACGTGGACGAGCGCGACGGCATCTGCTTCGTGGTCAACGAGTGGGGCACCGGCCGCTCGCTGGACATCATCCTGGCCGACGAGGGCCCGCTGAGCCCGCGTCGGGCGGCCTGGCTGGTCTCCGAGGTGGCCGCCTCGCTGGCCCTGGCGCACGACAACGGGGTCACCCACGGCCGGCTGGTGCCGGAGAACGTGCTGGTCGACCTCAATGGGCAGGTCCGGCTGATCGGGCTCGCGGTGGACGCGGCCATGCACGGTCTCCCAGCCGGCCGGGTCTCGGCGGACCTGACCGACCTGGCGGGGAACCTCTACGCCGCCCTCACCGGGCGCTGGGCCGGGGTCTCTGGCTCCGCGCTCCCGCCGGCCCACCTGGACGGGCAGCGGGTGCTGCGGCCCCGGAGGGTGCGCGCCGGGATCCCCCGGGAGCTGGACCATCTGTGCGACGACCTGCTCAACGGCACCAGCCACCGCGGGGAGCACACCCCGACCACCGCGGCCGAGCTGCACGAGGCGCTCCGGGACTTCGTCGGGGACGGCGCCGGGATGGCCGACCGGGAGGCGGAGCTGGCCGCGGCCGCTCCGATCCAGCGTCCGGCGCCCCCGGCGCCCCCCGCGCAGACCACCGGGGAGCGCTGGCAGCCGGGTGTGCCGCCGGTCGTGTCGAGCACCCCGCCGGTCGATGAGGAGCCGACGGTGGCGGTGCCGACGACCCCGCACGAGCCGGACCCCGAGCCCCGGACGCAGGTCTCTCCGGCCGTCCCGGCCGACGACAACGCCCCCTCCGACCCGACCGACGTACCGACCCAGGCCGGGATGCCGGTCTTCCACGACGACGCCGACGACGTCGGCTGGGTCTCCCGCAACCCGGAGAAGGCGCCGAAGCCTCCCCCGCCGCCGGCCTTCGAGGAGCCCGCGCCCAGGCCGCTGTTCGCCCCCGTCCCCGAGGACGGCCGGCCGGTCCGGACCCCCCGACCCGGCTCGGCCGCCGCGCGTCGGGAGGAGCACCAGCCCTGGGACGCCTCGCAGCCCGGTCGCATCGGAACCGGGACGGGCGCGGGCTCGGGCAGCGGCGTGGTGCCGGCCTACACCGACGACGAGGTGCCGGGCCGGAGCTGGCTGCGGCTGGCGATGGTGGTCGGTGCGGTGGTGCTCCTGCTGTTCGCCGTCGCGTTCGCCTTCGACCTCGGCAACGGCCGCGGCATCGTGCTGGGCGAGGACGAGAGCCCGTCGGGCCCCGACACCAGCGCCACCGGGCCCGTCCGGGCCCTCACGGGCCTGAGCGCCGAGGACTTCGACCCGCAGGGGTCCCCGCCGCGGGAGGAGAACCCCGACACCGTCGGCCACGTCGTGGACGGCGACCCGTCGACGACCTGGACCACGCTGACCTATGAGGAGAACTTCGGTCCCGGCGGCCTGAAGTCCGGGGTCGGCGTGGTGCTCGACCTGGGCGAGGTCCGTGCCCCGCGCGAGGTCTCGGTCAGCCTCCCGGAGGCGGGCGAGACGAGTCTGTCCCTCTACCTCACCAACGAGTCGCCCACCGGGATCCGCGGGCTCTCGCCGATCGGCAGCCAGACCGGCAGCGGCACGGTCGACGTCACCCTGGACGGCCAGGACCGCGGTCGCTACCTGACCGTGTGGCTGACCAGCATCCCCCAGACCGACGACGGTCGCTACCGCGGTGAGATCGCCGAGATTCGGGTCCGCGCGTGAGCGAGCGCGTCGAGCGCGGCGACGCCGAGCTGCTCGCCGCGCACGTGGCCGGCGACCCCGACGCGTTCGGCGAGCTGGTACGCCGGCACCGCGACCGGCTCTGGGCGGTCGCCGTGCGCACCATGGGCAACCGCGAGGACGCCGCCGACGGCCTCCAGGACGGACTGGTCGCCGCATTCCGCCGGGCCGAGAGCTTCCGCGGCGATGCCGCGGTGACCACCTGGCTGCACCGGGTCGTGGTCAACGCCTGCCTGGATCGGCTCCGGGCGGCGAAGGTGCGCGCGGCGGACGCGCTGCCCGACGACCTCGAGGAGCAGGCGGCGCGAGGAGCGGTGGTGACCGAGGACCGCGGCGGCGACCCCGAGACCGAGACGGAGGCCGCCGAGCGCCGGCGTGCCGTGATCGCGGCACTGCGGACGCTGCCGGCGGAGCAGCGGGCCGCGCTGGTGCTCGTGGACATGGAGGGCTATCCCGTCGCGGAGGCCGCGGAGATCCTCGGGTGCGCGGTGGGCACGGTGAAGTCCCGCTGCTCGCGGGGTCGCGCCCGCCTGGCCGACGAGCTCGCCCTGTTCGCCCCGCCCCCGC encodes:
- the murJ gene encoding murein biosynthesis integral membrane protein MurJ, yielding MSAARQGLLASSAVMAAGTVVSRISGFLRGMLLAAALGSALRADQFTIANTIPNMLYILLAGGVFNAVLVPQLVRAMRNDEDSGEAYTNRVVTLAALFLFTVSAALVIFAPQVMSLFLSSDWDAPWLVEQRESVIALARYCLPQVFFYGMFVLVGQILNARGRFGPMMWAPIANNVISVLILVAYLLVWGPTPASELSSAYLPSQELLLGLGSTVGIAAQLLILLPYLKAAGFTFRPRFDFRDAGLGHTLRLGMWTVLFVIVNQIAYTVVVRLAGSGTSAAANTDDPATGYTIYSTAFLIVMVPHSVVTVSLATAVLPRLSELAAEHRFGAIARELGSVMRTALAVMLPFVALLPVVAMDLSQVLFGHGANSRLWPLYAPTISLFGIGIGFFTLHYLVLRGFYALEETRTVFFIQCAVAATNIVAAILLVRSGTLVQTSPRLVVAYILAYAVGSALSLLVLRHRLGGIDGHRLVRFVVRAALACVPGTLAAWLVTLVMDRLWPDPAWPLSLVSGALAGLLAAAGYLWAARMFRIREVTDVVDLVLRRVRPARTG
- a CDS encoding protein kinase family protein: MPSSIRPGDELAGRYRLEDLLDERDGGRFFRAWDRILARHVTVHVISADDPRAPALHEAARLSVGVQDPHVLRVLDVDERDGICFVVNEWGTGRSLDIILADEGPLSPRRAAWLVSEVAASLALAHDNGVTHGRLVPENVLVDLNGQVRLIGLAVDAAMHGLPAGRVSADLTDLAGNLYAALTGRWAGVSGSALPPAHLDGQRVLRPRRVRAGIPRELDHLCDDLLNGTSHRGEHTPTTAAELHEALRDFVGDGAGMADREAELAAAAPIQRPAPPAPPAQTTGERWQPGVPPVVSSTPPVDEEPTVAVPTTPHEPDPEPRTQVSPAVPADDNAPSDPTDVPTQAGMPVFHDDADDVGWVSRNPEKAPKPPPPPAFEEPAPRPLFAPVPEDGRPVRTPRPGSAAARREEHQPWDASQPGRIGTGTGAGSGSGVVPAYTDDEVPGRSWLRLAMVVGAVVLLLFAVAFAFDLGNGRGIVLGEDESPSGPDTSATGPVRALTGLSAEDFDPQGSPPREENPDTVGHVVDGDPSTTWTTLTYEENFGPGGLKSGVGVVLDLGEVRAPREVSVSLPEAGETSLSLYLTNESPTGIRGLSPIGSQTGSGTVDVTLDGQDRGRYLTVWLTSIPQTDDGRYRGEIAEIRVRA
- the sigM gene encoding RNA polymerase sigma factor SigM, whose amino-acid sequence is MSERVERGDAELLAAHVAGDPDAFGELVRRHRDRLWAVAVRTMGNREDAADGLQDGLVAAFRRAESFRGDAAVTTWLHRVVVNACLDRLRAAKVRAADALPDDLEEQAARGAVVTEDRGGDPETETEAAERRRAVIAALRTLPAEQRAALVLVDMEGYPVAEAAEILGCAVGTVKSRCSRGRARLADELALFAPPPHAPAGEGNPPASSPVPPGDRPRGPPRAP